One Archangium lipolyticum genomic region harbors:
- a CDS encoding glycoside hydrolase family 3 protein, translating to MTTPLRMTDFSPEEGPATAHPTLWPQTKSPAAMTDPQTEAQVEALLARLSVEEKVGQVIQGDINSIKPEDLRTYPLGSILAGGNSGPNGDDRASAAEWLRIAREFRAVSLEKRPGHTPIPVIFGVDSVHGNNNIPGATLFPHNIGLGAARDPDLIRRIGAITALESAVTGIDWTFGPTLAVPRDDRWGRTYEGYSEDPELVASYAGPMTLGLQGELRPGQPLARGHIAGSAKHFLGDGGTKGGKDQGDADLDEEELIRIHAAGYPPAINAGILSVMVSFSGWNGVKHTGNRSLLTEVLKNRMGFDGFVVGDWNAHGQLPGSTTENCPQAINAGLDMYMAPDSWKGLYTNTLAQVRSGEISLARLDDAVRRILRAKIKTGLFEAERPLEGKLELLGAPEHRAVAREAVARSLVLLKNEGVLPIKSSAHVLVAGDAADDIGKQCGGWTISWQGTGNTNSDFPNGHSIYAGIRDALKAGGGTAELSVDGSFTKKPDVAIVVYGENPYAEFQGDVATVEYQPAGKTDLALLKKLKAQGIPVVSVFLSGRPLWTNPEINASEAFVAAWLPGSQGEGVADVLIGDENGKPRRDFTGKLSFSWPKKAMQTPLNRGDANYDPQFPYGYGLSYAQPARVGMLSEDPGPTISASNTDLFFGSGKVATPWSLVLSEAGGSSPALMGNGETASRAVTVQVVDAGAQENGRTLTWSGTQQATAAIIGLPVDLVRQTNGDMAVAIRYRLDRAPTAPVMMTLTGGNRSASLDITKLLTQVPPKEFRTLKVKLSCFRDAGADMSSVTSPLALTTSGALALTFTELRLATNDNDAVCP from the coding sequence ATGACCACTCCCCTGCGCATGACGGACTTCTCGCCCGAAGAAGGTCCAGCCACGGCCCATCCCACTCTCTGGCCCCAGACCAAGAGCCCGGCGGCCATGACCGACCCCCAGACCGAGGCCCAGGTCGAGGCGTTGTTGGCCAGGCTCAGCGTCGAGGAGAAGGTCGGCCAGGTGATCCAGGGAGACATCAACTCGATCAAGCCGGAGGATCTGCGGACCTATCCGCTGGGCTCCATCCTCGCCGGCGGCAACTCCGGACCGAACGGTGACGACCGCGCTTCCGCCGCCGAGTGGCTGAGGATCGCGCGTGAGTTCCGCGCCGTGTCGCTCGAGAAGCGTCCGGGCCACACGCCGATCCCCGTCATCTTCGGGGTCGACTCCGTGCACGGGAACAACAACATCCCCGGTGCCACCCTCTTCCCGCACAACATCGGCCTGGGCGCGGCGCGCGATCCGGATCTGATCCGGCGCATCGGTGCGATTACCGCTCTTGAAAGCGCAGTCACCGGCATCGACTGGACCTTCGGTCCCACGCTGGCCGTGCCCCGCGATGACCGCTGGGGCCGCACCTACGAGGGCTACTCCGAGGACCCCGAGTTGGTGGCCAGCTACGCGGGCCCGATGACCCTGGGGCTCCAGGGCGAGCTGCGCCCGGGACAGCCGCTGGCGCGGGGCCATATCGCCGGCTCCGCCAAGCACTTTCTCGGCGACGGCGGCACCAAGGGCGGCAAGGACCAGGGCGATGCCGACCTCGACGAGGAGGAGCTCATCCGCATCCACGCCGCGGGCTATCCCCCGGCCATCAACGCCGGCATCCTCTCGGTGATGGTCTCCTTCTCCGGCTGGAACGGCGTCAAGCACACCGGAAACAGGAGCCTGCTGACCGAGGTGCTCAAGAACCGGATGGGCTTCGACGGCTTCGTCGTCGGTGACTGGAACGCCCACGGCCAGCTGCCCGGCAGCACCACCGAGAACTGCCCGCAGGCGATCAACGCCGGGCTCGACATGTACATGGCCCCCGACAGCTGGAAGGGGCTGTACACCAACACGCTCGCCCAGGTGCGCAGCGGAGAGATTTCCCTGGCGCGCCTGGACGACGCCGTGCGCCGCATCCTCCGCGCCAAGATCAAGACCGGACTGTTCGAGGCGGAGCGCCCGCTGGAGGGCAAGCTCGAGCTGCTCGGCGCGCCCGAGCACCGGGCCGTCGCGCGCGAGGCCGTGGCCAGGTCGCTCGTCCTGCTGAAGAACGAGGGCGTGCTGCCCATCAAATCGTCCGCCCACGTCCTGGTGGCCGGTGACGCCGCCGACGACATCGGCAAGCAGTGCGGCGGCTGGACCATCAGCTGGCAGGGCACCGGCAACACGAACAGCGACTTCCCGAACGGGCACTCCATCTACGCCGGCATCCGTGACGCGTTGAAGGCCGGTGGCGGCACGGCCGAGCTGAGCGTGGACGGCTCGTTCACGAAGAAGCCCGACGTCGCCATCGTGGTCTACGGCGAGAATCCCTACGCCGAGTTCCAGGGTGACGTCGCCACGGTCGAGTACCAGCCGGCTGGCAAGACCGACCTCGCCCTGCTCAAGAAGCTCAAGGCCCAGGGCATCCCCGTGGTGTCCGTGTTCCTGTCGGGACGGCCCCTGTGGACCAACCCCGAGATCAACGCCTCGGAGGCCTTCGTGGCCGCGTGGCTGCCCGGCTCCCAGGGTGAGGGCGTGGCCGATGTCCTGATCGGCGACGAGAACGGCAAGCCCCGGCGCGACTTCACCGGCAAGCTGTCCTTCTCCTGGCCCAAGAAGGCCATGCAGACGCCGCTGAACCGGGGCGACGCGAACTACGATCCGCAGTTCCCCTACGGCTACGGCCTGTCGTACGCCCAGCCCGCCCGGGTGGGGATGCTGTCGGAGGATCCGGGCCCCACCATCAGCGCCTCGAACACGGACCTGTTCTTCGGCTCGGGCAAGGTGGCCACCCCCTGGTCGCTGGTGCTGTCGGAGGCGGGCGGCTCCAGCCCCGCGTTGATGGGCAACGGCGAGACCGCGAGCCGCGCCGTCACCGTCCAGGTGGTCGACGCTGGCGCCCAGGAGAACGGCCGCACCCTGACGTGGTCCGGAACGCAGCAGGCCACCGCGGCCATCATCGGCCTGCCCGTCGACCTCGTCCGTCAGACCAACGGTGACATGGCCGTCGCCATCCGCTACCGCCTCGACCGCGCGCCGACGGCTCCGGTGATGATGACGCTGACGGGCGGCAACCGTTCGGCCTCGCTCGACATCACGAAGCTGCTGACCCAGGTCCCGCCGAAGGAGTTCCGCACCCTCAAGGTGAAGCTCAGCTGCTTCCGCGATGCGGGGGCGGACATGTCGTCGGTGACGTCTCCTCTCGCCCTGACGACTTCGGGTGCCCTGGCCCTGACCTTCACCGAGCTGCGCCTGGCCACCAACGACAACGACGCGGTCTGCCCTTGA
- a CDS encoding sigma-70 family RNA polymerase sigma factor, giving the protein MREAREPESLSALLRAHAPPERSAALEQVEGLETLLREHWAAARAQWPSIPLAAERFVRHLARHLPEGSGEALRQLHAADLYMACACAEGERLALHAFEEHVLRKVPSRLGSLPESTVDEVLQVLRERLLLGRGDTLPRIADYSGRGPLLAWVRIIASRIAGELASQQGRQALFDEPPEVLAKMLAADDPERELLREDSRQALAQALRKALGALPERERALLRLHHLHGLTMDRLSTMYGESRSGVARRIAQARERLLKLTRAELAFRLNLAGSEVESLLGLVRSRLDFSLHRFMD; this is encoded by the coding sequence ATGAGAGAGGCAAGAGAACCGGAGTCCCTCTCGGCGCTGCTGCGAGCCCACGCGCCGCCGGAGCGGAGCGCCGCGCTGGAGCAGGTGGAAGGGCTGGAGACGCTCCTGCGTGAGCACTGGGCGGCGGCCCGGGCGCAGTGGCCCTCCATCCCGCTGGCGGCGGAGCGCTTCGTGCGGCACCTGGCCCGCCATCTGCCGGAAGGCTCCGGGGAGGCGCTGCGCCAGCTCCATGCCGCGGACCTGTACATGGCGTGCGCCTGCGCGGAGGGGGAGCGGCTGGCCCTTCACGCCTTCGAGGAGCATGTCCTCCGCAAGGTTCCCTCGCGCCTCGGCTCGCTCCCGGAGTCCACCGTGGACGAGGTGTTGCAGGTGCTCCGCGAGCGGTTGCTGCTGGGGCGCGGGGACACCCTTCCGCGCATCGCCGACTACTCGGGCCGGGGCCCGCTGCTGGCATGGGTGCGCATCATCGCCTCGCGCATCGCCGGAGAGCTGGCGAGCCAGCAGGGGCGCCAGGCGCTCTTCGACGAGCCGCCCGAGGTGCTCGCGAAGATGCTGGCCGCGGATGATCCGGAGCGGGAGCTGCTCCGGGAGGACTCACGTCAGGCGCTCGCCCAGGCCCTGCGCAAGGCGCTGGGGGCACTGCCCGAGCGGGAGCGGGCCCTGCTGCGCCTGCACCACCTCCATGGCCTCACCATGGACCGGCTCTCGACGATGTATGGAGAGTCCCGCTCGGGCGTGGCACGCCGGATCGCCCAGGCGCGCGAGCGGCTGTTGAAGCTCACCCGCGCGGAGCTGGCCTTCCGGTTGAACCTCGCGGGCTCCGAGGTGGAGAGCCTGCTGGGTCTGGTGCGGAGCCGTCTGGACTTCAGCCTCCACCGCTTCATGGACTGA
- a CDS encoding serine/threonine-protein kinase, with protein sequence MECPSETTLSDFLGGVLREERRAQVLTHMEGCADCQRALAAGASSLPASRAPGEPGAELAPGATLSRYVVLERIGQGSMGVVYAARDPELERRVAIKVLRPEGRQVEELRRRLLREAQALARLSDPHVVAVHDVGTCGDGIFVAMDLVEGTTLAEWLRQPRSWREVLHVFVEAGRGLVAAHRAGLVHRDFKPANVLVGRDGRVRVTDFGLACSVEQSEVSGEVPSPGAPLSSGGNAELTRTGALLGTPAYMAPEQLQGHKADALSDQFSFCVALYEALYGERPFQGTSFEELGRAAREGQVRPARRDTRVPAWVRRVVLRGLRPGPEERFPSMEALLEALTSCPRRVWGWVAGSVLAAALLGLGVYYGGVHRREVRCEQEVERLGAAWSPERRERAHAAFLATGKPFATSAWERSSSALDAYAAQWRTLRAEACLAADEGDTSTSASQTAVCLDARLWQLAAVTDVLERADAETIQRAQHLVASLEGLAACKDAPASALRPQPPDALRPRVDAVRRKLAEAKVRLEAGRYSEGLSVTGSLLQEIQGLDYRPLEAEVLVTHAQLQGLGGKLKDAEESFYRALWAAEAGRDDEMAARVWIFLIWAVGDQAGRAEDTERVAQHARAAVERLGRERFPAMAADLSLRLGVMMLGQDRLEQADAEFSRGLELSRQSRGPDSVRTSYFVSSLGRVRTRQHRHQEALELFRQAQELRERLWGPEHPALALNLNNIAISLLELGRREEAVDTWRRSLALLEATRPPDHPSFAAPLNNLASVQRSLGRLDEARRDLERALAIFEHSKGKDHPHTATALNELGMVAQDSQRWDEARAYHEEALRRVQRALGPDTPRAATALASLGEVHLQAGRYDEARRDLTRALRLWEKESGPEGASITTALRPLARLELATGSPGKALEACARALEVDERVLGAEAPDVALDLACLAEVHLARGTPEQAVPLLERARLLHGSAPKEPLDAAWASFLLARALTEQRGSPDSARATALAEEAQTRMEGLGLRARVKLRQVVAWRRGETR encoded by the coding sequence ATGGAGTGTCCCAGCGAGACGACTCTGAGCGACTTCCTCGGGGGGGTTCTTCGGGAGGAGCGGCGGGCTCAGGTTCTCACGCACATGGAAGGGTGCGCGGACTGCCAGAGGGCCCTGGCCGCGGGAGCCAGCTCCCTGCCGGCTTCGCGGGCCCCTGGCGAGCCGGGCGCGGAGCTGGCGCCTGGAGCCACCTTGTCGCGCTACGTGGTGCTCGAGCGGATTGGCCAGGGCTCCATGGGCGTGGTGTACGCGGCGAGAGATCCCGAACTGGAGCGGCGCGTGGCCATCAAGGTGCTGCGCCCCGAGGGCCGCCAGGTGGAGGAGCTGCGGCGGAGGTTGTTGCGCGAGGCGCAGGCGCTGGCCCGGCTGTCGGATCCCCACGTCGTCGCCGTGCATGACGTGGGGACGTGTGGGGACGGCATCTTCGTGGCGATGGATCTGGTGGAGGGCACCACGCTGGCGGAGTGGCTGCGCCAGCCGCGCTCCTGGCGGGAGGTGCTGCACGTCTTCGTGGAGGCGGGGCGGGGGCTGGTGGCCGCGCACAGGGCGGGGCTGGTGCACCGGGACTTCAAGCCCGCCAACGTCCTCGTCGGCCGGGATGGGCGGGTCCGGGTGACGGACTTCGGGTTGGCCTGCTCCGTGGAGCAGTCGGAGGTTTCCGGCGAGGTCCCTTCGCCGGGAGCGCCCCTTTCCTCGGGGGGAAACGCGGAGCTCACCCGGACGGGCGCGCTGCTGGGGACGCCGGCCTACATGGCTCCGGAGCAGCTCCAGGGCCACAAGGCGGATGCCCTCTCGGATCAGTTCAGCTTCTGCGTGGCCCTCTACGAAGCCCTGTATGGAGAGAGGCCCTTCCAGGGCACCAGCTTCGAGGAGCTCGGACGGGCCGCTCGCGAGGGGCAGGTGCGTCCGGCCCGGCGTGACACCCGGGTGCCCGCCTGGGTGAGGCGCGTGGTGCTGCGAGGGCTGCGGCCCGGGCCCGAGGAGCGCTTCCCCTCCATGGAGGCCCTGCTGGAGGCCCTCACCTCGTGTCCCCGGCGCGTGTGGGGCTGGGTGGCCGGCTCCGTCCTCGCCGCCGCCTTGCTGGGCCTGGGGGTGTATTACGGAGGGGTCCATCGCCGGGAGGTGCGCTGCGAGCAGGAGGTGGAGCGGCTCGGCGCGGCCTGGAGCCCCGAGCGGCGGGAGAGGGCACACGCCGCCTTCCTCGCCACCGGCAAGCCCTTCGCCACCTCCGCGTGGGAGCGGAGCTCCTCGGCGCTGGACGCCTATGCCGCGCAGTGGCGCACGCTGCGCGCCGAGGCGTGTCTGGCGGCCGATGAAGGTGACACCTCGACGAGCGCCTCGCAGACGGCCGTGTGTCTCGACGCCCGGCTCTGGCAGCTCGCCGCCGTCACGGATGTCCTGGAGCGCGCGGACGCGGAGACGATCCAGCGCGCACAGCATCTGGTGGCCTCGCTCGAGGGGTTGGCCGCGTGCAAGGACGCTCCCGCGAGCGCGCTCCGTCCGCAGCCACCGGACGCGCTCCGCCCCCGAGTGGACGCGGTGCGACGCAAGCTGGCCGAGGCCAAGGTCCGCCTGGAGGCGGGCCGGTACTCCGAGGGGCTCTCGGTGACGGGCTCGCTCCTCCAGGAGATCCAGGGGCTGGACTACCGCCCGCTGGAGGCGGAGGTGCTCGTCACCCATGCCCAGCTCCAGGGCCTGGGCGGCAAGCTCAAGGACGCGGAGGAGAGCTTCTACCGCGCCCTGTGGGCCGCCGAGGCCGGGCGCGACGATGAGATGGCCGCGCGCGTGTGGATCTTCCTCATCTGGGCGGTGGGAGATCAGGCGGGACGTGCGGAGGACACGGAGCGGGTGGCCCAGCACGCCCGGGCCGCGGTGGAGCGGCTGGGGCGGGAGCGCTTCCCGGCCATGGCCGCGGACCTGAGTCTGCGCCTGGGCGTGATGATGCTGGGCCAGGACAGGCTGGAGCAGGCGGACGCGGAGTTCTCGCGGGGCCTGGAGCTCTCCAGGCAGTCGCGGGGCCCGGACAGCGTGCGCACCTCCTACTTCGTCTCCAGCCTCGGCCGGGTCCGCACCCGCCAGCACCGCCACCAGGAGGCGCTGGAGCTGTTCCGTCAGGCCCAGGAGCTGCGCGAGCGCCTCTGGGGACCCGAGCATCCCGCCCTGGCCCTCAACCTCAACAACATCGCCATCTCGCTGCTGGAGCTGGGGCGGCGCGAGGAAGCGGTCGACACGTGGCGCCGCTCCCTGGCCCTGCTGGAGGCCACCCGTCCTCCGGATCATCCCAGCTTCGCCGCTCCCCTCAACAACCTCGCCTCGGTCCAGCGCAGCCTGGGCCGGCTCGACGAGGCGCGGCGCGATCTGGAGCGGGCGCTCGCCATCTTCGAGCACAGCAAGGGGAAGGACCATCCCCATACGGCGACCGCGCTCAACGAGCTGGGAATGGTGGCCCAGGACTCCCAGCGGTGGGACGAGGCGCGCGCCTATCATGAGGAGGCCCTGCGGCGCGTCCAGCGGGCGCTGGGCCCGGACACGCCGCGAGCCGCCACGGCGCTGGCCAGCCTGGGGGAAGTCCACCTCCAGGCGGGCCGCTACGACGAGGCACGGCGTGACCTGACGCGCGCCCTGCGGCTGTGGGAGAAGGAGAGTGGCCCGGAGGGTGCTTCCATCACCACCGCGCTGCGTCCCCTGGCGCGGCTCGAGCTGGCCACCGGCTCGCCGGGCAAGGCGCTCGAGGCCTGCGCGCGCGCATTGGAGGTGGACGAGCGGGTGCTGGGCGCGGAGGCCCCGGATGTCGCGTTGGATCTGGCCTGCCTGGCGGAAGTGCACCTGGCGAGGGGGACCCCGGAGCAGGCCGTGCCGCTGCTCGAGCGGGCCCGGCTGCTCCATGGGAGCGCCCCGAAGGAGCCGTTGGATGCGGCGTGGGCCTCCTTTCTGCTGGCGCGTGCGCTCACGGAGCAGCGAGGGAGTCCAGACAGTGCCCGCGCCACCGCGCTGGCCGAGGAGGCCCAGACGCGGATGGAGGGACTGGGCCTCCGGGCCCGCGTGAAGCTGCGGCAGGTGGTGGCCTGGCGGCGAGGGGAGACACGATGA
- a CDS encoding glycoside hydrolase family 44 protein translates to MKARAQWRSGTEYRATALKWFAGLVVVMALPAFAANPAVTVNIDVGSGRHDISPFIYGVAHASQAELNELNAPLNRSGGNATSRYNWRLNATNRGRDWYFQSLPYSSPEPGGEMDAFIANSKAGGAEPLITLPMSGWVAKLGLLRTRLASFSILKYGLQLDRDLQWFPDAGNGIRLDGQFIINDPNDANMPVDPSFQRGWVLHLLERWGQPSAGGVRFYLMDNEPSLWHVNHRDVHPTGATMQEVRDRLLGHAAVVKDAAPGALVFGPEEWGWSGYFYSGYDQQYAAAHEWSEFPDRDANGGWDFLPWLLDQMRRNEQATGRRLLDVLTVHYYPQGDEFSSDVSQAMQLRRNRSTRALWDPGYTDESWIQDEVMLIPRLKDWVESYYPGTQVGITEYNWGAESHINGATAQADILGLFGREGLDYGIRWESPAASTPTFKAMKLYRNYDGRKSTFGDVSVSCTVPDPDSLSAFAAERSSDGALTVMVINKVLSGETPVTLRLAGFPKAGSTQLWQLTSANTITRLADVRASNGLVTATVPPQSITLFVVAPNGGVDPVPPPAPSNFYAQASGQSVTLRWTDNSRTEDGFIIERSPESWPLQFVQVGQVGANVTAYVDTQVPPGRYMYRVKAFLGTASSAYSNMDGVRVR, encoded by the coding sequence GTGAAAGCTCGAGCACAGTGGAGGAGTGGGACGGAGTACCGGGCCACGGCTCTCAAGTGGTTCGCGGGCCTGGTTGTCGTCATGGCCCTTCCAGCCTTCGCGGCGAATCCCGCCGTGACTGTAAATATAGACGTAGGCTCCGGAAGGCATGACATCAGCCCCTTCATCTATGGCGTGGCGCATGCAAGCCAGGCCGAGCTGAATGAGCTCAATGCACCGCTCAATCGCAGCGGTGGCAATGCCACATCCCGTTACAATTGGCGATTGAATGCCACCAACCGGGGCAGGGATTGGTATTTCCAGAGCCTTCCCTATTCCAGCCCGGAGCCGGGTGGGGAAATGGATGCCTTCATCGCCAATTCCAAGGCCGGTGGTGCCGAACCCCTCATCACCCTGCCGATGTCGGGGTGGGTGGCAAAGCTCGGTCTCCTGCGGACACGTCTGGCCAGTTTCTCGATTCTCAAGTACGGCCTGCAGCTGGATCGCGATCTGCAGTGGTTCCCTGACGCGGGCAATGGCATCCGGCTCGATGGCCAATTCATCATCAATGATCCCAACGACGCCAACATGCCGGTGGATCCCTCCTTCCAGAGAGGCTGGGTGCTCCACCTCCTCGAGCGCTGGGGCCAGCCCTCGGCGGGTGGGGTGCGGTTCTACCTGATGGACAACGAACCGAGCCTCTGGCACGTCAACCACCGCGACGTCCATCCCACGGGCGCCACCATGCAGGAGGTGAGGGATCGGCTCCTGGGCCATGCGGCCGTGGTGAAGGACGCGGCTCCGGGGGCGCTCGTGTTCGGGCCGGAGGAGTGGGGGTGGAGCGGCTATTTCTATAGCGGGTATGACCAGCAATACGCCGCCGCGCACGAGTGGAGCGAGTTTCCGGATCGCGACGCGAACGGAGGCTGGGACTTCCTGCCGTGGTTGCTCGATCAGATGCGCCGGAACGAGCAGGCCACCGGGCGGCGGTTGTTGGATGTCCTCACCGTTCACTACTACCCGCAGGGCGACGAGTTCAGCAGCGACGTCTCCCAGGCCATGCAGCTCCGGCGCAACCGCTCGACGCGGGCGCTGTGGGACCCGGGCTACACGGACGAGTCGTGGATCCAGGACGAGGTCATGCTGATTCCCCGGTTGAAGGACTGGGTCGAGAGCTACTACCCGGGGACCCAGGTGGGCATCACTGAATACAACTGGGGCGCGGAATCCCACATCAACGGGGCCACCGCGCAGGCCGACATCCTGGGCCTCTTCGGACGCGAGGGGCTCGACTATGGCATCCGGTGGGAGTCACCGGCTGCCTCCACGCCCACCTTCAAGGCGATGAAGCTGTACCGCAACTATGACGGCCGGAAATCCACCTTCGGGGATGTGAGCGTTTCGTGCACCGTGCCGGACCCGGACTCCCTGTCGGCCTTCGCGGCCGAGCGCTCCAGCGACGGAGCCCTCACCGTCATGGTCATCAACAAGGTGTTGTCGGGAGAGACCCCCGTCACGCTGCGCCTGGCGGGCTTCCCGAAGGCGGGGAGTACGCAGCTGTGGCAGCTCACGTCGGCCAACACGATCACCCGGCTGGCGGATGTCCGTGCCTCGAATGGGCTCGTGACCGCCACTGTGCCCCCGCAGAGCATCACGCTCTTCGTCGTCGCGCCCAACGGGGGCGTCGACCCGGTCCCGCCGCCGGCACCGTCCAACTTCTATGCCCAGGCCTCCGGCCAGAGCGTGACGCTTCGCTGGACGGACAACTCGCGGACGGAGGACGGCTTCATCATCGAGCGGTCGCCAGAGTCCTGGCCGCTCCAGTTCGTCCAGGTCGGGCAGGTGGGCGCCAATGTCACGGCCTATGTGGACACCCAGGTCCCACCGGGCCGTTACATGTACCGGGTCAAGGCCTTCCTGGGGACGGCGTCCTCCGCGTACTCGAACATGGACGGTGTCCGGGTGAGGTAG
- the araH gene encoding L-arabinose ABC transporter permease AraH: MDRLKRVVLGEQGLVILFLLALAIVSVTVPNFMTQRNILGLLQSVVTIGIVACTMMLCLASRDFDLSVGSTVAFSGMIAVMVSNHTESIGLGLLAALLAGVLVGAVNGVVIARLRINALITTLATMQIVRGLALISSDGRAVGVDDPAYFDIAQTDLFGVPVPIIVMVLVFLIFGFVLNRTVFGRNTLAIGGNPDASRLAGVNVGTIRIWIFTLQGLVCAVAGILLSSRITSGQPNAAQGLELSVISACVLGGVSLAGGRAAISGVLVGVLIMGIAENVMNLMNIQAFYQYVVRGVILLLAVLLDNLRTRSSGRRV; this comes from the coding sequence ATGGATCGCCTGAAACGCGTCGTGCTCGGGGAGCAGGGGCTGGTCATCCTGTTCCTGCTGGCCCTCGCGATCGTCTCCGTCACCGTCCCCAACTTCATGACCCAGCGCAACATCCTGGGTCTGCTGCAATCGGTGGTGACCATCGGCATCGTCGCCTGCACGATGATGCTCTGTCTGGCCTCGCGCGACTTCGACCTGTCCGTCGGCTCCACGGTGGCCTTCTCCGGCATGATCGCCGTGATGGTCTCCAACCATACCGAGAGCATCGGTCTCGGTCTCCTGGCCGCCCTGCTGGCCGGTGTGTTGGTCGGGGCCGTCAACGGCGTGGTGATCGCCCGGCTGCGGATCAACGCCCTCATCACGACTCTGGCGACGATGCAGATCGTCCGCGGTCTGGCGTTGATCTCCTCCGATGGGCGTGCCGTCGGCGTCGATGACCCGGCCTACTTCGACATCGCGCAGACGGACCTGTTCGGCGTCCCGGTGCCGATCATCGTCATGGTGCTCGTCTTCCTGATCTTCGGCTTCGTGCTGAACCGCACGGTCTTCGGGCGCAACACGCTGGCCATCGGTGGCAATCCGGATGCCTCGCGCCTGGCCGGCGTCAATGTAGGCACCATTCGCATCTGGATCTTCACCCTGCAGGGGCTGGTCTGCGCGGTCGCGGGCATCCTGCTGTCGTCGCGCATCACCAGTGGTCAGCCGAACGCGGCGCAGGGGCTCGAGCTGTCGGTCATTTCCGCCTGTGTCCTGGGCGGCGTGTCGCTGGCCGGTGGACGGGCCGCCATCTCCGGCGTGTTGGTGGGCGTCCTCATCATGGGCATCGCGGAGAACGTGATGAACCTGATGAACATCCAGGCATTCTACCAATACGTGGTTCGTGGCGTGATTCTGTTACTCGCCGTGCTGCTCGACAATTTGCGCACACGCTCCTCGGGGCGGCGCGTCTGA
- the araG gene encoding L-arabinose ABC transporter ATP-binding protein AraG, which yields MTAFLEFKSISKNFPGVRALHELSFAVPAGRVIGLLGENGAGKSTLIKILGGDYVPDSGEILIAGKAHRFSSTRASIAAGVTVVHQELQLVPELTVAENLMLGRIPSRFGVVNYRELFAQVGKVLHDIGIDVDPQAKVVDLSIGARQMVEIAKAAIFDASVIALDEPTSSLSAHESEILFRLVDRLRKAGKVILYVSHRLDELFRLCDGCVVLRDGRRVAWHDTMEGLTRETLVREMVGREIQNIWGWRPRQQGPVRLSVSGVSGPRLAAPASFEVRAGEILGFFGLVGAGRSELARILYGADRRHTGELRIDGKAVRIDHPRQAVRAGLVLCPEDRKTDGILQGRSVEENINISCRRHFSPFGVLNMGREAETANDFIKRLGVRTPSRLQDIVNLSGGNQQKVILSRWLAERGVKVLIVDEPTRGIDVGAKSEIYDVLYRLAEQGIALIVISSELPEVMGISDRVLVMCGGRIAAEFQRPDFSEEKLLAAALPDRSVA from the coding sequence ATGACGGCCTTTCTCGAATTCAAGAGCATCTCCAAGAATTTTCCCGGCGTCCGTGCCCTCCATGAGCTGAGCTTCGCCGTCCCGGCCGGGCGGGTCATTGGCCTGCTGGGCGAGAACGGCGCGGGCAAGTCCACGCTCATCAAGATCCTCGGTGGTGACTACGTTCCCGATTCCGGGGAGATCCTCATCGCTGGCAAGGCGCACCGTTTCTCCTCGACGCGCGCGTCGATCGCGGCCGGGGTCACGGTCGTGCATCAGGAGTTGCAACTCGTCCCCGAGCTGACGGTGGCCGAGAACCTCATGCTGGGCCGCATCCCGTCGCGGTTCGGCGTCGTCAACTACCGGGAGCTGTTCGCCCAGGTGGGCAAGGTGTTGCACGACATCGGCATCGACGTGGATCCCCAGGCCAAGGTCGTGGATCTGTCGATCGGCGCCCGCCAGATGGTGGAGATCGCCAAGGCCGCCATCTTCGACGCCTCGGTCATCGCCCTGGACGAGCCCACGTCGTCGCTCTCCGCGCACGAGAGCGAGATCCTCTTCCGACTGGTCGACCGCCTGCGAAAGGCGGGCAAGGTCATCCTCTACGTCTCGCACCGCCTGGACGAGCTCTTCCGCCTGTGCGACGGCTGCGTCGTGCTGCGCGACGGCAGGCGGGTCGCCTGGCACGACACCATGGAGGGCCTGACGCGCGAGACGCTGGTGCGCGAGATGGTGGGGCGGGAGATCCAGAACATCTGGGGCTGGCGGCCCCGGCAGCAGGGTCCGGTGCGGCTCTCCGTCTCCGGGGTGAGCGGCCCGCGTCTGGCGGCCCCGGCCAGCTTCGAGGTCCGCGCCGGGGAGATCCTCGGCTTCTTCGGGCTGGTGGGCGCGGGACGCAGCGAGCTGGCGCGCATCCTCTACGGCGCGGATCGGCGCCATACGGGCGAGCTGCGGATCGACGGGAAGGCGGTCCGGATCGACCATCCCCGGCAGGCGGTGCGCGCCGGGCTGGTCCTCTGCCCCGAGGACCGGAAGACGGACGGCATCCTCCAGGGCCGGTCGGTGGAGGAGAACATCAACATCTCCTGCCGGCGCCACTTCTCGCCCTTCGGCGTGCTGAACATGGGCCGGGAGGCCGAGACGGCCAATGACTTCATCAAACGGCTGGGGGTGCGGACGCCTTCGCGCCTTCAGGACATCGTCAACCTGTCGGGCGGAAACCAGCAGAAGGTCATCCTGTCCCGCTGGCTGGCCGAGCGCGGCGTCAAGGTCCTCATCGTGGACGAGCCGACCCGTGGCATCGACGTCGGCGCCAAGAGCGAGATCTACGACGTGCTCTACCGACTGGCGGAGCAGGGTATCGCCCTCATCGTCATCTCGAGCGAGCTGCCCGAGGTCATGGGCATCAGCGACCGCGTCCTCGTGATGTGTGGTGGCCGCATCGCCGCGGAATTCCAGAGACCCGACTTCTCCGAGGAGAAGCTCCTCGCGGCGGCACTGCCCGACCGCTCAGTGGCTTGA